One Vitis vinifera cultivar Pinot Noir 40024 chromosome 8, ASM3070453v1 genomic window carries:
- the LOC100246625 gene encoding patellin-6: protein MEASSPISMQQTPQKDQPEASPKPFRKRFVTSLMEAATLRSPSFKEDTYFVSRLKSSEKKALQEFKDKLVASHGSDSMWGIPLLGGDERADVILLKFLRARDFRVADSFNMLEKCLAWRKEFGADDVAEEDLGFKELEGVVAYMHGYDREEHPVCYNAYGVFRDKDMYERIFGDEEKLKKFLRWRVQVLERGIKLLHFKPGGVNSIIQVTDLKDMPKRELRVASNQILSLFQDNYPEMVARKIFINVPWYFSILYSMFSPFLTQRTKSKFVISKEGNVAETLYKFIRPEDVPVQYGGLSRPSDLQNGPPKPASEFTVKGGEKVNIQIEGIEAGATITWDIVVGGWDLEYSAEFVPNAEGSYTIAVEKPRKMAPSEEAVHNSFMSREAGRLVLSVDNTASRRKKVAAYRYVVRKSTVV from the exons ATGGAAGCTTCCTCACCCATCTCAATGCAACAAACTCCTCAGAAAGACCAGCCGGAGGCATCCCCCAAGCCTTTCAGGAAAAGATTTGTGACCTCGTTGATGGAGGCCGCTACCCTTCGCTCCCCTTCCTTCAAGGAGGACACCTACTTCGTGTCCCGCCTCAAGTCTTCAGAGAAGAAGGCACTGCAGGAGTTCAAAGACAAGCTAGTGGCCTCTCATGGGTCTGACTCCATGTGGGGCATTCCTCTCTTGGGTGGAGACGAGAGAGCCGATGTCATACTACTGAAGTTTCTGCGAGCCAGAGACTTCAGGGTCGCCGACTCCTTTAACATGCTGGAGAAGTGCTTGGCTTGGAGAAAAGAGTTCGGAGCGGACGACGTCGCTGAGGAGGACCTGGGGTTTAAGGAGCTCGAAGGTGTCGTGGCTTACATGCACGGGTACGACAGAGAAGAACATCCAGTTTGCTACAACGCCTATGGGGTTTTCAGAGACAAGGACATGTACGAGAGAATCTTCGGGGACGAAGAGAAGCTCAAGAAGTTCCTGAGGTGGAGAGTTCAAGTCCTCGAGAGAGGCATCAAACTTCTGCATTTCAAGCCCGGTGGTGTTAACTCCATCATTCAGGTGACTGATCTCAAAGACATGCCCAAAAGAGAGCTCAGGGTCGCTTCTAACCagattctctctctcttccaagATAATTATCCAGAAATGGTTGCCCGGAAG ATTTTCATCAACGTCCCCTGGTACTTCAGCATTTTGTATTCAATGTTCAGTCCATTCCTGACCCAACGAACCAAGAGCAAGTTTGTGATCTCTAAGGAAGGAAATGTTGCAGAAACCCTTTACAA GTTCATAAGGCCGGAGGATGTGCCGGTGCAGTACGGCGGGCTGAGTAGACCCAGCGACTTGCAGAATGGCCCGCCAAAACCAGCCTCCGAGTTTACCGTGAAAGGAGGGGAGAAAGTGAACATTCAAATTGAGGGCATTGag GCCGGCGCCACAATAACATGGGACATAGTGGTGGGAGGGTGGGACTTGGAATACAGCGCAGAGTTCGTGCCCAACGCTGAAGGCAGCTACACCATTGCTGTGGAGAAGCCGAGGAAGATGGCCCCCTCCGAAGAAGCTGTGCACAACTCCTTCATGTCGCGAGAGGCTGGCAGATTAGTGCTCTCGGTCGACAACACCGCCTCCCGGAGAAAGAAGGTGGCTGCTTACCGATACGTCGTCCGCAAATCCACCGTAGTCTAG
- the LOC100241498 gene encoding aldose reductase: MAHATFAQTGEQVQSCKLISGHSIPAVGLGTWRAGSQASNAVFTAIVEAGYRHIDTAWEYGVQAEVGQALKAAMHAGMERRDLFVTSKLWCTELEPGRVRSALSKTLQELQLDYLDLYLIHWPFRLKDGPSRPPKATDILEFDMEGVWREMEKLVKEGLVRDIGVCNFTLKKLNKLLGFAQTMPSVCQMEMHPGWKNDKMLEACKKNGIHVTAYSPLGSSEGGRDLIHDPVVGSIARKLNKSPGQVLVKWALKRGTSVIPKSSNPERIKENIQVFGWDMPDEDFHALCSIPDQGRVLDGEELFVNKEEGPFRSVTELWDNEI, translated from the exons ATGGCTCATGCAACCTTTGCTCAGACTGGAGAACAGGTCCAATCCTGCAAGCTGATAAGCGGCCACTCAATACCTGCGGTGGGGTTGGGCACTTGGAGAGCCGGTTCCCAGGCCAGCAACGCTGTCTTCACCGCAATCGTTGAG GCTGGTTACAGGCATATAGATACGGCTTGGGAGTATGGAGTTCAAGCAGag GTAGGACAGGCTCTTAAGGCGGCTATGCATGCAGGGATGGAGAGAAGGGATCTATTCGTTACATCTAAGTTATG GTGTACTGAGTTGGAGCCAGGAAGAGTTCGAAGTGCTTTAAGCAAAACCCTTCAAGAACTACAACTTGACTACCTTGACCTCTATCTG ATCCACTGGCCATTTCGGCTGAAAGATGGACCCAGCAGACCACCCAAGGCTACAGATATTTTGGAGTTCGACATGGAAGGAGTTTGGAGAGAAATGGAGAAGCTTGTCAAGGAAGGCCTCGTCAGAGACATCGGTGTTTGCAATTTTACACTGAAGAAGCTCAATAAGCTGTTGGGTTTTGCTCAAACAATGCCCTCTGTGTGTCAG ATGGAGATGCATCCTGGATGGAAGAATGATAAAATGTTGGAGGCTTGCAAGAAGAATGGCATTCATGTCACT GCATACTCACCACTGGGTTCATCCGAGGGTGGAAGAGACCTTATCCATGATCCAGTAGTTGGAAGTATAGCAAGAAAACTGAACAAGAGTCCAGGGCAGGTGCTGGTGAAGTGGGCACTAAAAAGAGGGACTAGCGTCATTCCCAAATCAAGCAACCCTGAGAGGATCAAAGAGAACATACAGGTCTTTGGTTGGGATATGCCAGATGAAGATTTCCACGCTCTCTGCTCCATCCCAGATCAG GGGAGAGTTTTGGACGGTGAAGAGCTGTTTGTGAATAAGGAAGAAGGGCCTTTCAGAAGTGTGACAGAGCTATGGGACAATGAAATCTAG